From the Oceanivirga salmonicida genome, one window contains:
- the rpmH gene encoding 50S ribosomal protein L34, with translation MKRTFQPNNRKRKKDHGFRERMKTKSGRNVLKRRRNKGRAKISA, from the coding sequence ATGAAGAGAACATTTCAACCAAATAATAGAAAAAGAAAAAAAGATCACGGATTTAGAGAAAGAATGAAAACTAAGAGTGGACGTAACGTCTTAAAGAGAAGAAGAAATAAAGGTAGAGCAAAAATATCAGCTTAA
- a CDS encoding YidC/Oxa1 family membrane protein insertase: protein MNFLRIPFIENLLLKLLSFLAEILGNYGLAIIATTIIIKLILYPLTVKQEKSMAKMKKYQPEIDAINKKYKSDRAKLSEETTKLYREKGINPLGGCLPLLIQLPIFIMLYHTFTSNAIPKTASFLWFNLAQPDRLYTISGFDINLLPLLGGLLSFVQQRIMMPKNSDSAGAENTMQTALLAMPVIMTFFFYRLPSGLNLYYVLNMLITLLLQRYIQAKVREENE from the coding sequence ATGAATTTTTTAAGAATACCGTTTATAGAGAATTTATTACTAAAATTATTAAGTTTTTTAGCAGAAATTTTGGGAAATTATGGTTTAGCAATAATAGCAACAACAATAATTATAAAATTAATACTTTATCCATTGACAGTAAAGCAAGAAAAATCAATGGCTAAAATGAAAAAATATCAACCAGAAATAGATGCAATTAATAAAAAATATAAAAGTGATAGAGCAAAATTAAGTGAAGAAACAACAAAATTATATAGAGAAAAAGGGATTAATCCATTAGGTGGATGTTTACCTTTATTAATACAGTTACCGATTTTTATTATGCTTTATCATACATTTACAAGTAATGCTATACCAAAAACAGCAAGTTTTTTATGGTTTAATTTAGCACAACCTGATAGACTATATACTATTAGCGGATTTGATATTAACTTATTGCCGTTATTAGGTGGATTATTAAGTTTTGTTCAACAAAGAATAATGATGCCTAAAAACTCAGATTCAGCAGGAGCAGAAAATACTATGCAAACAGCATTGCTTGCTATGCCAGTAATTATGACATTTTTCTTTTATAGACTTCCATCAGGACTTAATTTATATTATGTTTTAAATATGTTAATAACATTATTATTGCAAAGATATATTCAAGCGAA
- the yidD gene encoding membrane protein insertion efficiency factor YidD — MKRILIKIIKIYQKISNKYLRKRCKYYPTCSEYMKQAIEKYGIFKGIYLGTKRILRCNPFTYGGYDPLK; from the coding sequence ATGAAAAGAATACTAATAAAAATAATAAAAATATACCAGAAAATATCAAATAAATATTTACGGAAAAGATGTAAATATTACCCGACTTGTTCAGAATATATGAAACAGGCAATAGAAAAATATGGTATTTTTAAAGGTATATATTTAGGTACAAAAAGAATACTGAGGTGTAATCCTTTCACTTATGGAGGATATGACCCATTAAAATAA
- the rnpA gene encoding ribonuclease P protein component, producing METLKNKREFDPIYLRGSKIYTKYTIIFIKNIKIQKFGFVTSKKVGNAVKRNRLRRIFREIVRNNIENFDSNNAYIIVAKKNCGEDFKNLNYNILKKDILMGLKKNEKNTNKNNKNIPENIK from the coding sequence ATGGAAACATTAAAAAATAAAAGAGAATTTGATCCAATATATTTAAGAGGAAGTAAAATATATACAAAATACACAATAATTTTTATAAAAAATATTAAAATTCAAAAATTCGGATTTGTAACTAGCAAAAAAGTTGGAAATGCTGTTAAAAGAAATAGATTAAGAAGAATTTTTAGAGAAATTGTAAGAAATAATATAGAAAATTTTGATAGTAATAATGCATATATCATAGTTGCCAAAAAAAATTGTGGAGAAGATTTTAAAAATTTAAACTACAATATATTAAAAAAAGATATATTAATGGGATTAAAAAAAAATGAAAAGAATACTAATAAAAATAATAAAAATATACCAGAAAATATCAAATAA